The following are encoded in a window of Mycobacteroides chelonae CCUG 47445 genomic DNA:
- a CDS encoding 4-hydroxy-3-methylbut-2-enyl diphosphate reductase — MAAVDMGTPGMVSTVVGPATSKRVLLAEPRGYCAGVDRAVETVERALEKHGAPVYVRHEIVHNRYVVDTLAKAGAIFVDETDEVPEGAIVVFSAHGVAPTVHQDAAARNLKTIDATCPLVTKVHQEAKRFARDDFDILLIGHEGHEEVIGTAGEAPDHVQLVDGPSSVDKVTVRDEKKVIWLSQTTLSVDETMETVQRLRERFPTLQDPPSDDICYATQNRQVAVKAMAPECELVIVVGSRNSSNSVRLVEVALGAGSNASYLVDYAEDIDPAWLEGVTTVGVTSGASVPEVLVRGVLERLAEHGYGQVQPVTTANETLVFSLPRELRAARH; from the coding sequence ATGGCTGCAGTCGATATGGGCACTCCGGGGATGGTGAGCACCGTCGTCGGCCCGGCGACGAGCAAGCGCGTGCTGCTGGCTGAGCCGCGCGGCTACTGCGCTGGTGTCGATCGTGCGGTGGAGACCGTGGAGCGGGCGCTGGAGAAGCACGGCGCCCCCGTCTACGTGCGGCACGAGATCGTGCACAACCGATATGTGGTGGACACGCTGGCCAAGGCGGGTGCGATCTTCGTCGATGAGACCGACGAGGTGCCCGAGGGCGCGATCGTCGTGTTCTCCGCGCACGGTGTTGCGCCGACCGTGCACCAGGACGCGGCCGCGCGGAACCTGAAGACCATCGATGCCACCTGCCCGCTGGTCACCAAGGTGCATCAGGAGGCCAAGCGGTTCGCCCGCGACGACTTCGACATCCTGCTGATCGGTCACGAGGGCCATGAGGAAGTCATCGGTACCGCCGGTGAGGCTCCCGATCACGTGCAGCTGGTCGACGGCCCCAGCTCGGTGGACAAGGTCACCGTGCGTGACGAGAAGAAGGTCATCTGGCTGTCCCAGACGACGCTGAGCGTCGACGAGACCATGGAGACCGTGCAGCGCCTGCGCGAGCGCTTCCCGACGCTGCAGGACCCGCCTAGCGACGATATCTGCTACGCCACCCAGAACCGTCAGGTCGCGGTGAAGGCGATGGCCCCCGAATGTGAGTTGGTGATCGTCGTCGGCTCGCGCAACTCATCGAACTCGGTGCGGTTGGTCGAGGTCGCCCTCGGTGCCGGCTCCAACGCTTCCTACCTGGTCGACTACGCCGAGGACATCGACCCGGCCTGGCTTGAGGGCGTGACAACGGTCGGCGTCACGTCGGGTGCTTCGGTGCCGGAGGTGTTGGTGCGCGGGGTGTTGGAGCGGCTCGCTGAGCACGGATACGGGCAGGTGCAGCCGGTCACCACGGCCAATGAAACATTGGTGTTCTCGCTGCCGCGTGAACTGCGGGCCGCGCGACACTAG
- a CDS encoding DUF6542 domain-containing protein, with protein sequence MTGQRARSSVEADHRSAHPDIPGVPWWGAILIAVAGTALGFAIDAMANGEKLTGAFAGCYAAGCVLAVFAVRYSSIFTAVVQPPLILFASIPMAYMIMSKGPADGIRNMAITTGYPLIERFPLMISTALGVLIIGVVRWYWGIFTSKPAKEKTAKPKAAKTTKATKPRTSSRTRVQALVDADADTTGRSAGTTTRTRRPRPDEAVARTRHGRHESGTRRRPAPDSEPVSRRASAVGTPWEDERPMRTERRPARRARDEYDDYGYEPRPRYREPRAEPAREPHRPAVRYRDERPPAPPRRRPDRYDDAWDYDR encoded by the coding sequence GTGACAGGTCAACGCGCCCGCTCATCGGTGGAAGCCGATCACCGGTCTGCGCACCCCGATATCCCGGGTGTGCCGTGGTGGGGCGCAATCCTGATCGCGGTCGCTGGCACCGCGCTCGGTTTCGCAATTGACGCGATGGCCAATGGTGAGAAGCTGACCGGCGCGTTCGCCGGCTGCTACGCGGCGGGATGCGTCCTAGCGGTTTTCGCGGTGCGGTATTCATCGATCTTCACCGCCGTCGTGCAGCCGCCGCTGATCCTGTTCGCGAGCATCCCGATGGCCTACATGATCATGTCGAAGGGACCCGCCGATGGCATCAGGAACATGGCCATCACCACCGGGTACCCGCTGATCGAACGCTTCCCGCTGATGATCAGCACCGCGTTGGGCGTGCTGATCATCGGAGTGGTGCGCTGGTACTGGGGGATCTTCACCAGTAAGCCCGCCAAAGAAAAAACGGCCAAGCCCAAGGCCGCGAAGACCACAAAGGCCACCAAGCCGAGGACGTCCTCACGGACCCGGGTACAGGCGCTGGTGGATGCCGACGCCGACACCACGGGCAGGAGCGCGGGAACAACCACGCGGACCCGACGGCCCCGCCCCGACGAGGCCGTCGCCCGGACACGCCACGGACGGCACGAATCCGGCACACGTCGCCGTCCGGCACCCGATTCCGAACCCGTCTCGCGGCGGGCATCGGCGGTCGGCACCCCGTGGGAAGACGAGCGCCCGATGCGGACCGAACGCCGTCCCGCGCGACGGGCTCGCGACGAGTACGACGACTACGGGTATGAACCGCGGCCCCGCTACCGGGAGCCCCGCGCAGAACCCGCGCGTGAGCCGCACCGCCCCGCCGTCAGGTACAGAGATGAGCGTCCACCGGCTCCTCCACGGCGCCGTCCGGATCGATACGACGACGCCTGGGACTACGACCGCTAG
- a CDS encoding YbdD/YjiX family protein, with amino-acid sequence MKLIKGLVWWFTSVMGDHDYQRYVEHLRRRHPGAPVPTEAEFWRSRYADADANPSARCC; translated from the coding sequence ATGAAGCTGATCAAGGGGCTGGTGTGGTGGTTCACCTCGGTCATGGGCGATCACGACTACCAGCGATATGTCGAGCACCTACGGCGCCGCCATCCGGGCGCTCCGGTGCCCACCGAAGCCGAATTTTGGCGCTCGCGGTACGCCGATGCGGACGCGAATCCGTCGGCGCGGTGCTGCTGA
- a CDS encoding carbon starvation CstA family protein, whose protein sequence is MATAAEPQDLTPPPGVELLRTDPDLPPVGVIDNRAPSPTSRVVLVLVALLGAFAWTMIALLRGEHVNAVWFVVAAICTYLIAYRFYAKLIERKLVRPRDDRATPAETLDNGKDFVPTDRRVLFGHHFAAIAGAGPLVGPVLAAQMGYLPGIIWIVVGVVLAGAVQDYLVLVISTRRGGRSLGQMARDEMGTVGGVAAMVAIFVIMIILIAVLGLVVVNALGESPWGVFSIAMTIPIALFMGVYLRYLRPGKVSEVTVIGVALLLAAIISGRWVAESGWGETLFSLDKTTIAWLMMFYGFAASVLPVWLLLAPRDYLSTFMKVGTIAMLALGILIARPVAQLPAVSEFAFNTSGPAFAGSLFPFLFITIACGALSGFHSLIASGTTPKLLEKESQARFIGYGGMLTESFVAVMALVTAAILNQHLYFAINAPTAATGGTAETAAAYVNALPIGGPDITGAQLTQTAKDIGETSIVSRTGGAPTLAIGISHVMSDVFGGSGFKAFWYHFAIMFEALFILTTVDAGTRVARFMLSDSLGNLGGPLRRFKDASWRPGAWICSAIVVGGWGSILLMGVTDPLGGINTLFPLFGIANQLLAAIALTVVLTVVVKQRLYTWAWIPAVPLAWDLIVTMTASWQKIFSSDPAVGYWKQHQLYAAARDAGLTTFKTAKTPEAIDAVIRNTFVQGTLSIVFASLVLVVVAAAAWTCLRAVRAGGLPTTEDDDVPSRLFAPSGFLPTDVEKEVEKQWAARELAGTRT, encoded by the coding sequence ATGGCCACCGCCGCAGAGCCCCAGGACCTGACTCCCCCACCCGGCGTCGAACTGCTGCGGACCGACCCCGACCTTCCACCCGTCGGCGTCATCGACAACCGGGCACCCTCACCCACGTCGCGCGTGGTGCTGGTGTTGGTGGCACTACTGGGAGCCTTCGCCTGGACGATGATCGCGCTGCTGCGCGGAGAACACGTCAACGCGGTCTGGTTCGTCGTGGCCGCGATCTGCACCTACCTCATCGCCTACCGGTTCTACGCCAAGCTGATTGAACGCAAACTCGTCAGACCGCGGGATGACCGCGCCACCCCCGCCGAGACGCTCGACAACGGCAAGGACTTCGTCCCCACCGACCGGCGGGTGCTGTTCGGCCACCACTTCGCCGCCATCGCCGGAGCGGGCCCGCTGGTCGGCCCGGTACTGGCCGCGCAAATGGGGTACCTGCCCGGAATCATCTGGATTGTCGTCGGCGTCGTGCTGGCCGGGGCAGTCCAGGACTACCTGGTGCTGGTGATCTCGACCCGTCGCGGTGGTCGCAGTCTGGGCCAAATGGCCCGCGACGAGATGGGCACCGTCGGCGGTGTCGCCGCGATGGTGGCCATCTTCGTCATCATGATCATCCTGATCGCGGTGCTGGGCCTGGTCGTCGTCAACGCCCTCGGTGAAAGCCCCTGGGGCGTGTTCTCCATCGCGATGACCATCCCCATCGCGCTGTTCATGGGCGTGTATCTGCGTTACCTGCGGCCGGGCAAGGTCAGTGAGGTGACCGTCATCGGTGTCGCACTGCTGCTCGCCGCGATCATCTCCGGTCGCTGGGTCGCCGAATCGGGATGGGGCGAAACACTGTTCAGCCTCGACAAAACCACCATTGCCTGGCTGATGATGTTCTACGGGTTCGCCGCCTCGGTGCTGCCGGTGTGGCTGCTGCTCGCTCCCCGCGACTACCTGTCGACCTTCATGAAGGTCGGGACCATCGCGATGCTGGCCCTGGGCATCCTGATCGCCCGGCCGGTGGCGCAACTGCCCGCGGTCAGCGAGTTCGCCTTCAACACTTCGGGCCCGGCCTTCGCCGGATCGCTGTTCCCGTTCCTGTTCATCACCATCGCCTGCGGGGCGCTCTCGGGCTTTCATTCACTGATCGCCTCGGGAACCACACCCAAGCTGCTGGAGAAGGAGAGCCAGGCCCGCTTCATCGGGTACGGGGGCATGCTCACCGAGTCCTTCGTGGCCGTCATGGCGTTGGTCACCGCGGCGATCCTCAACCAGCACTTGTACTTTGCGATCAACGCACCCACCGCGGCCACGGGCGGTACCGCCGAAACCGCGGCCGCCTACGTCAACGCACTGCCGATCGGCGGTCCGGACATCACCGGTGCACAGCTGACCCAAACAGCCAAGGACATCGGCGAGACCTCGATCGTCTCGCGCACCGGCGGCGCCCCCACCCTGGCCATCGGGATCTCACATGTCATGTCGGATGTATTCGGCGGCAGCGGTTTCAAGGCGTTCTGGTACCACTTCGCGATCATGTTCGAGGCGCTGTTCATCCTCACCACCGTCGACGCCGGCACCCGGGTTGCCCGGTTCATGCTGTCGGATTCCCTGGGGAACCTGGGCGGGCCGCTGCGCCGCTTCAAGGACGCCTCCTGGCGGCCCGGGGCGTGGATCTGCTCGGCGATCGTCGTCGGCGGCTGGGGCTCGATCCTGCTCATGGGCGTCACCGATCCCCTCGGCGGTATCAACACCCTGTTCCCGTTGTTCGGCATCGCCAACCAGCTGTTGGCTGCGATCGCCTTGACGGTGGTGCTGACGGTCGTCGTCAAACAGCGGCTCTACACGTGGGCCTGGATTCCCGCTGTCCCACTGGCCTGGGACCTCATTGTCACCATGACCGCGTCCTGGCAGAAGATCTTCTCGTCTGATCCCGCGGTGGGCTACTGGAAGCAGCACCAGCTGTACGCGGCGGCACGCGACGCGGGTTTGACGACGTTCAAGACCGCCAAGACGCCCGAGGCCATCGATGCCGTGATCCGAAACACGTTTGTGCAGGGGACGCTGTCGATTGTCTTCGCCTCGTTGGTGTTGGTGGTCGTCGCGGCCGCCGCCTGGACGTGTCTGCGCGCGGTGCGGGCCGGAGGTCTGCCAACCACCGAAGACGACGATGTTCCGTCCCGGCTTTTCGCACCCAGCGGCTTCCTGCCCACCGATGTGGAGAAGGAAGTCGAGAAGCAATGGGCAGCACGCGAACTCGCCGGGACCCGGACATGA
- a CDS encoding PspC domain-containing protein: protein MRLDVSAVYGEFMTTALRRPRAGKMIGGVCAAIAQRFGWDVTIVRVLTVTSILLPGPQVLAYLVLWALIPREQ, encoded by the coding sequence ATGCGCCTGGATGTTTCGGCGGTCTACGGTGAATTTATGACTACTGCACTGCGACGGCCCCGCGCGGGGAAGATGATCGGCGGGGTGTGCGCGGCAATCGCGCAGCGCTTCGGATGGGACGTCACGATCGTCCGGGTGCTCACGGTCACATCGATCCTGCTTCCCGGGCCGCAGGTGCTGGCCTACCTGGTGTTGTGGGCGCTCATTCCACGGGAGCAGTGA
- a CDS encoding DUF488 domain-containing protein, translating to MVSLRTPADKNAQVTFSTKRIYETPDPSDGYRVLVDRLWPRGVSKAAAQVDLWFKDIAPSPDLRVRWHHAPAEEWGTYADEYRAELATNPAVDTAHELEREHGTVTLLYAAKDPEHNHAIVLRDFLST from the coding sequence ATGGTGAGTCTACGGACCCCGGCAGATAAGAATGCTCAGGTGACCTTTTCCACCAAGCGGATCTACGAGACTCCCGACCCCTCGGACGGTTATCGCGTGCTGGTCGACCGGCTGTGGCCGCGGGGCGTGAGCAAGGCTGCCGCGCAGGTCGACCTCTGGTTCAAGGACATCGCACCGAGCCCCGACCTGCGGGTCCGCTGGCACCACGCCCCCGCTGAGGAGTGGGGCACCTACGCCGACGAGTACCGCGCCGAGCTGGCTACCAACCCGGCGGTGGACACCGCCCACGAGCTCGAACGCGAACACGGCACCGTCACGCTGCTCTACGCCGCCAAGGACCCGGAGCACAATCACGCGATCGTACTGCGGGATTTCCTCAGCACTTGA
- the ychF gene encoding redox-regulated ATPase YchF, which yields MSLNLGIVGLPNVGKSTLFNALTRNNVLAANYPFATIEPNEGVVPLPDPRLDKLAEVFGSARTLPATVTFVDIAGIVKGASEGAGLGNKFLANIRECDAICQVVRVFADDDVVHVDGRVDPAADIEVIETELILADMQTLEKAVPRLEKEAKTKKDRQPLADAAKAAQEVLDSGKTLFSTGQDWSVVRELNLMTTKPFLYVFNADESVLGDEARVAQLRELVAPADAVFLDAKIESELQELDEESAAELLESIGQSERGLDALAHAGFHTLKLQTYLTAGPKEARAWTIHQGDTAPKAAGVIHTDFEKGFIKAEVVSYEDLVEAGSMAAAKAAGKVRMEGKDYVMVDGDVVEFRFNV from the coding sequence GTGAGCCTGAACTTGGGAATCGTTGGTCTGCCGAACGTCGGAAAGTCGACGCTGTTCAACGCGTTAACGCGCAACAACGTACTGGCGGCCAACTACCCGTTTGCGACCATCGAACCGAACGAGGGCGTGGTGCCGCTGCCGGACCCGCGCCTGGACAAGCTGGCGGAGGTTTTCGGCTCGGCGCGGACCCTGCCCGCGACCGTGACGTTCGTGGACATCGCCGGAATCGTCAAGGGTGCCTCCGAGGGGGCCGGGCTGGGGAACAAGTTTCTGGCCAACATCCGCGAATGCGATGCCATCTGTCAGGTGGTGCGGGTGTTCGCCGATGACGACGTCGTGCACGTCGATGGCCGCGTCGATCCGGCCGCCGACATCGAGGTGATCGAGACCGAGCTGATTCTCGCCGACATGCAGACGCTGGAGAAGGCGGTGCCGCGGCTGGAGAAGGAAGCTAAGACCAAGAAGGACCGTCAGCCGCTCGCCGATGCCGCCAAGGCCGCTCAAGAGGTTCTCGACAGCGGCAAGACCCTGTTCTCGACCGGGCAGGACTGGTCGGTGGTGCGCGAGCTGAACCTGATGACCACCAAGCCCTTCCTGTACGTGTTCAACGCCGACGAGTCGGTGCTCGGCGACGAGGCGCGGGTCGCTCAGCTGCGGGAGCTGGTGGCCCCCGCCGATGCGGTGTTCCTGGACGCGAAGATCGAGTCCGAGTTGCAGGAGCTGGACGAGGAGTCCGCCGCCGAGCTGCTGGAGTCCATCGGGCAGAGCGAACGGGGCCTGGATGCGTTGGCGCATGCGGGTTTCCACACGCTCAAGCTGCAGACCTACCTGACCGCGGGGCCAAAAGAGGCCCGGGCGTGGACGATTCATCAAGGAGACACCGCGCCCAAGGCGGCCGGGGTCATCCATACCGACTTCGAGAAAGGCTTCATCAAGGCCGAGGTGGTGTCCTACGAGGACCTCGTCGAAGCCGGTTCGATGGCCGCGGCGAAGGCTGCCGGGAAGGTCCGGATGGAAGGCAAGGACTACGTCATGGTCGACGGCGACGTAGTGGAGTTCCGCTTCAACGTCTGA
- a CDS encoding VOC family protein: protein MRWRGVSHVEFAVLEYDASIAFYDALFGWLGYSSFSSLNMEYQSIYYMTQHFNLHSYIGVQPARTGGKLTHAEQAVGVNHVALWARSRKEVDRFYREFLIPRGIEVTDEPKTYPQYWPGYYAVFFDDPINGIHWELAWMPKIPTPRQVWSFYRALSGFAGSRPDLASSVPGLVWQARRTLPRR, encoded by the coding sequence ATGCGGTGGCGCGGTGTAAGTCACGTTGAGTTCGCGGTACTGGAGTATGACGCTTCCATCGCCTTCTATGACGCCTTGTTCGGCTGGCTGGGGTATAGCAGCTTTTCATCGTTGAACATGGAGTACCAGTCGATTTACTACATGACTCAGCATTTCAATCTCCACAGCTACATCGGTGTGCAGCCGGCCCGGACCGGAGGAAAGCTGACCCATGCCGAACAGGCCGTGGGCGTCAATCACGTTGCGCTGTGGGCCCGCAGCAGGAAAGAGGTCGATCGCTTTTACCGCGAGTTCTTGATCCCGCGGGGTATCGAGGTTACTGACGAGCCTAAGACGTATCCGCAGTACTGGCCGGGCTATTACGCCGTGTTCTTCGACGACCCAATCAACGGTATTCATTGGGAGTTGGCGTGGATGCCGAAAATTCCTACTCCGCGCCAGGTTTGGTCGTTCTATCGTGCGCTCAGCGGCTTCGCGGGCAGTCGGCCAGACCTCGCTAGTAGCGTACCGGGCCTTGTCTGGCAGGCACGGCGAACGCTACCTCGTCGGTGA
- a CDS encoding nuclear transport factor 2 family protein: MNDVDLRGALEAHWAASDADDFDAEHRVYRDDAVLEYPQSGERIRGRANIQASRKAQPNKKRFTVRRITGGGDLWVSELVATYDAQPFHVVSVMEFEDGEVIRETQYFGEPFEPGPSRAQWVEPIG, encoded by the coding sequence ATGAACGACGTGGATCTACGCGGTGCGCTCGAAGCCCACTGGGCAGCCTCCGACGCAGACGACTTCGATGCAGAACATCGGGTCTATCGAGACGATGCGGTTCTCGAATACCCGCAGTCTGGTGAGCGAATTCGTGGCCGCGCCAACATTCAAGCCTCGCGCAAAGCTCAGCCGAACAAGAAACGGTTCACCGTGCGACGGATTACCGGTGGTGGTGATCTATGGGTCAGCGAGCTCGTCGCAACGTACGACGCACAGCCCTTTCACGTTGTGAGCGTCATGGAGTTCGAAGACGGTGAGGTGATCCGCGAAACGCAGTATTTCGGCGAACCCTTCGAACCCGGCCCCTCGCGCGCTCAATGGGTTGAACCCATCGGGTGA
- a CDS encoding VOC family protein — protein MRFVSTRIITADVDRLVTFYEMVTEAVAVWGNELFAEIPTSVGTLAIGSEKTVPLFGQGSAEPAANRTAILEFIVDDVDAEFARLREQLADVVTQPTTMPWGNRAVLFRDPDGNLVNLFTPVTDGARAKFGV, from the coding sequence ATGAGATTCGTTTCGACACGAATCATCACAGCCGACGTCGATCGGTTGGTCACGTTCTACGAGATGGTCACCGAAGCAGTGGCCGTCTGGGGGAATGAGCTTTTCGCAGAGATTCCGACGTCGGTCGGCACGCTGGCGATCGGCAGCGAGAAAACCGTCCCGCTGTTCGGGCAGGGATCTGCCGAGCCGGCCGCGAATCGCACAGCCATTCTCGAATTCATCGTGGATGACGTCGACGCCGAATTCGCCCGGCTTCGCGAGCAACTCGCCGATGTGGTCACCCAACCGACAACGATGCCGTGGGGGAACCGTGCCGTGCTGTTCCGGGATCCCGACGGGAATCTCGTTAATCTGTTCACCCCGGTCACCGACGGGGCGCGCGCCAAGTTCGGGGTATGA
- a CDS encoding multicopper oxidase family protein, giving the protein MTTGNSPLLGRRDLLRLGMTVAAAGFLASCTRGPSGTATPQRVNPDSARVAAVEAARRPQGAAVRQFALNAGPTQLDLAGTQVQTWAYGGRVPGQEIRVRKGEVLRVQTTNNLPAPTTVHWHGLALRNDMDGVPGLTQPEIPPTGVFDYEFAVPHAGTYWFHPHVGTQIDRGLYAPLIIEDPDERTGYDEELVVALDDWIDGTGTDPDQVLEGLRAKGMPPMDHSMMGGMGSDPTTPLGVDAGDVKYPHYLINGRVAADPQTTTYRSGQRVRLRIVNAGGDTAFRVSIPGVPMTVTHTDGFPVQPYKADTVLVTMGERVDAVVTIPGSSVPLVAVPEGKDGFAQLILRSGDTPVRGRAEDAAMLMKSQVPLDTATLSATPEVQLSQRNADVIHDVRLAGPVGKYTWTINGKTYDPRDGLPVREGQRTRLRFVNDSMMFHPMHLHGHTFSVRDAKGTYRARKDTVLVAPMKTVEVDFDADNPGQWLTHCHNIYHGEAGMMAVVSYVQD; this is encoded by the coding sequence ATGACAACGGGCAATTCACCACTGCTTGGCCGCCGCGATCTCCTCCGTCTGGGCATGACGGTGGCCGCAGCCGGGTTTCTCGCGTCCTGCACCAGGGGCCCCTCCGGAACCGCGACACCACAACGTGTTAACCCTGATTCGGCCCGGGTGGCCGCAGTGGAAGCGGCCCGGCGACCCCAGGGGGCTGCGGTCAGACAGTTCGCTCTGAACGCTGGCCCCACTCAGCTCGACCTCGCCGGAACCCAGGTGCAAACATGGGCATACGGTGGGCGGGTACCCGGCCAGGAGATCCGCGTTCGCAAGGGTGAAGTCCTGCGTGTGCAAACTACTAACAACCTCCCGGCGCCCACCACCGTGCACTGGCACGGGCTCGCCCTGCGCAACGACATGGACGGCGTGCCCGGCCTCACCCAGCCGGAAATACCGCCCACCGGAGTGTTCGACTACGAGTTCGCGGTGCCCCACGCGGGGACGTACTGGTTCCATCCCCACGTCGGTACGCAAATCGATCGCGGACTGTACGCGCCGCTGATCATCGAGGACCCCGACGAGCGCACCGGATACGACGAGGAGTTGGTGGTGGCGCTCGATGACTGGATCGACGGCACCGGTACCGATCCCGACCAAGTGCTCGAAGGATTGCGCGCCAAGGGCATGCCCCCGATGGATCATTCGATGATGGGAGGCATGGGATCGGACCCAACGACGCCGCTGGGTGTGGACGCCGGCGATGTGAAGTACCCCCACTATCTGATCAACGGGCGGGTGGCTGCCGATCCGCAGACCACCACCTATCGCTCCGGACAGCGGGTGCGGTTGCGCATCGTCAACGCCGGCGGCGACACGGCGTTCCGGGTCAGCATTCCCGGCGTGCCGATGACAGTCACCCACACCGACGGCTTCCCGGTGCAGCCCTACAAGGCCGACACCGTTCTGGTGACCATGGGCGAGCGGGTCGATGCCGTCGTCACCATCCCGGGTTCGTCGGTGCCGCTCGTGGCGGTGCCGGAGGGGAAAGATGGCTTTGCCCAACTGATTCTGCGTTCGGGCGATACCCCGGTGCGCGGGCGCGCCGAAGATGCCGCGATGCTGATGAAGTCCCAGGTGCCACTGGACACCGCGACGCTCAGCGCTACCCCCGAGGTTCAACTGAGCCAGCGCAACGCGGACGTCATTCACGATGTCCGGTTGGCCGGACCCGTCGGCAAGTACACCTGGACAATCAACGGCAAGACCTACGACCCGCGCGACGGACTGCCCGTACGTGAGGGTCAACGGACACGGCTACGTTTCGTCAACGACTCGATGATGTTCCACCCCATGCATCTCCACGGGCACACCTTCTCGGTCCGCGATGCGAAGGGGACGTACCGCGCCCGCAAAGATACGGTCCTCGTCGCCCCCATGAAGACCGTCGAAGTGGACTTCGATGCCGACAATCCCGGGCAGTGGCTTACCCACTGTCACAACATCTATCACGGCGAAGCCGGAATGATGGCGGTCGTGTCCTACGTGCAGGACTAA
- a CDS encoding PLP-dependent cysteine synthase family protein, with translation MVGNTPVLWVSEPFATPGTGFWAKLEGHNPNGMKDRPALHMIEQARARGELKPGAMIVESTSGTLGLGLALAGIIYRHPVTLVTDPGLEPIVRSMLTAYGARVEIVTEPHPIGGWQQARKDRVAEILAAETDSWCPDQYQNPDNVDAYRGLAEELIDQLGTVDTLVCSVGTGGHSSGVGRVLREHNPNLRLVGVDTIGSTIFGQPASSRLMRGLGSSIYPGNVDYTAFDEAHWVAPNEAVWAARTLAAAYHASGGWSVGAVALVAGWVARTSAPGSRVAAIFPDGPMRYHGTIYDDDYCRSHDLLDRPPAQDPDVIDDPSDRVVDRWTRLTRVIDPIGRMA, from the coding sequence CTGGTAGGCAACACCCCGGTGCTGTGGGTATCGGAGCCGTTCGCGACACCGGGCACCGGCTTCTGGGCCAAGCTCGAAGGTCATAACCCCAACGGCATGAAAGACCGGCCTGCACTACACATGATCGAACAGGCCAGGGCGCGCGGAGAACTCAAGCCCGGTGCCATGATCGTCGAATCAACCAGCGGGACGCTGGGGCTGGGACTGGCCCTGGCCGGAATCATCTACCGGCACCCGGTCACCCTCGTCACCGACCCGGGCCTGGAGCCCATCGTGCGCAGCATGTTGACCGCCTACGGCGCTCGGGTCGAGATCGTCACAGAACCACATCCGATCGGAGGATGGCAGCAGGCGCGTAAGGATCGTGTCGCAGAAATACTTGCCGCCGAAACGGATTCGTGGTGCCCCGATCAGTACCAGAACCCCGACAATGTCGATGCCTACCGCGGGCTCGCGGAAGAACTGATCGACCAGCTGGGAACGGTGGATACCCTGGTCTGCTCGGTGGGAACCGGCGGGCATTCCTCGGGTGTGGGACGTGTACTGCGGGAACATAATCCGAACCTGCGACTGGTAGGGGTCGACACCATCGGCTCCACGATTTTCGGGCAGCCTGCCAGCTCACGTCTGATGCGCGGCCTCGGGTCGAGCATCTATCCGGGCAATGTCGACTACACCGCATTTGACGAAGCGCATTGGGTGGCACCGAATGAGGCCGTCTGGGCGGCCCGGACGCTGGCCGCTGCGTACCACGCCAGCGGCGGGTGGAGTGTCGGTGCGGTGGCATTGGTCGCGGGGTGGGTGGCGCGGACATCGGCTCCCGGATCGCGTGTCGCGGCAATCTTCCCCGACGGTCCGATGCGCTACCACGGCACCATCTACGATGACGATTACTGCCGCAGCCACGATCTGTTGGACCGTCCACCGGCGCAGGATCCCGACGTGATCGACGATCCGTCGGATCGGGTAGTGGACCGATGGACCAGGCTGACCCGCGTGATCGACCCCATCGGGAGAATGGCGTGA